The proteins below are encoded in one region of Syntrophotalea carbinolica DSM 2380:
- a CDS encoding radical SAM protein, protein MKAEIKPRINREERTRLEEAIPLETPFVLFVDPSNICNFRCKFCPNGDKKLIRETGRWQGTMDPELFHKLVDDLGEFDSPLKVLRLYKEGEPFLNKHLADMVAYAKKRGVARSVDTTTNGSLLNLETIKPVLDAGIDRINISVDGLSDAQFLEFTGTRVDFDTYVNNIRRIYEIKGDCEIYIKIVGDYLSVEEKERFFKTFGDIADKIFIENIAPCWPDFDVKDRLDLSISKGIYDQPISEVSTCPYIFYSLSVNSDGTVSLCFLDWARKLIVGDIRTESLKSIWTGEKLFEQRSLHLLGKRKEQPICADCGQLTHCLPDNIDPYAEMLLNKLRASRP, encoded by the coding sequence ATGAAAGCAGAAATCAAACCGCGGATCAACCGGGAAGAACGGACCCGGCTTGAAGAGGCCATCCCCCTGGAGACCCCCTTTGTCCTTTTTGTGGACCCTTCGAATATCTGCAATTTTCGCTGTAAGTTCTGTCCGAACGGCGATAAAAAACTGATACGAGAAACGGGAAGATGGCAAGGGACGATGGATCCCGAGCTGTTCCATAAACTCGTTGACGACCTCGGTGAATTCGACTCCCCCCTGAAAGTCCTGCGTCTTTACAAGGAAGGGGAACCGTTTTTAAACAAACACCTTGCCGACATGGTCGCCTATGCCAAAAAACGCGGCGTTGCCCGTTCGGTCGATACCACGACCAATGGATCGTTGCTAAATCTCGAAACCATTAAACCGGTGCTGGATGCCGGCATCGACCGGATCAATATCTCCGTCGACGGATTATCCGATGCGCAATTTCTCGAATTCACCGGCACCCGCGTCGACTTCGACACCTACGTAAACAACATCCGGCGGATCTACGAAATCAAGGGCGACTGCGAAATCTATATTAAAATCGTCGGCGACTATCTTTCCGTGGAGGAAAAGGAACGTTTTTTCAAGACTTTCGGGGATATTGCCGACAAAATATTCATCGAAAACATCGCCCCCTGTTGGCCCGATTTCGATGTGAAGGACCGCCTCGACCTGTCGATCAGCAAAGGCATCTACGATCAGCCGATAAGCGAAGTCTCTACCTGCCCCTATATTTTCTACTCGCTGTCGGTCAACTCCGATGGCACGGTCAGCCTGTGCTTTCTCGATTGGGCAAGAAAATTAATCGTAGGCGACATCCGGACCGAAAGTCTGAAGAGTATCTGGACCGGCGAAAAATTATTCGAACAGCGGAGTCTCCATCTTCTGGGAAAACGAAAAGAGCAGCCAATTTGCGCCGATTGCGGACAACTCACCCACTGTTTGCCGGACAATATCGATCCGTATGCCGAAATGCTCCTGAACAAACTCCGGGCGTCGCGACCATGA
- a CDS encoding B12-binding domain-containing radical SAM protein yields the protein MTDQTGKAIAPASGGSRPTSLLLVIFPYTVESTAKTAQKGVRSFLAFPYGVLTLASYIRSHASHPVDIHILDLNTVPLCDAPATLREALDRHRPDIVGMSLMFDVSYKHVEHTARVIKTFDPSILLILGGASATASYNEILEEQPDIDAICYGEGELAITTLVDAADPWREIEKDPWVTRESLHKGKKPSSRTVDNLNEVIDVDYGLIDIQAYSMKEAFSPFVSAPENAKVQQFFLITSRGCPFKCVFCAEPSFHGKSVRYADVDAIIGHIDMLASRYGMNVLTIYDDQLLLDKRRAKELFRRLAPYKLRIEIPNGVTAILIDEELAGLMKNAGVDSIYLAIESGSESVLKNIIKKPIRLDKIQPIVKSLHDAEIFVQAFFINGFPGETEQDRQKTLTFIKQVGIDWSLFNFASPLRGSELYRICKENGWIEQRFQKIGDLDMTEYVIRAPGIDPLHIEMQTYRMNLEVNFVNNYRMRIGDFDTAARCFEEVIRRHPRHPLAHYYLARAFDAQGHDVQRIRHHRQIYNDIVAQDPDWSEHIAHFGLPRSVPVTGE from the coding sequence ATGACAGACCAAACCGGGAAAGCTATCGCCCCCGCATCCGGGGGATCCCGACCGACGTCCCTATTGTTGGTCATATTTCCCTACACGGTGGAAAGCACCGCCAAAACCGCCCAGAAAGGGGTACGGAGTTTTTTGGCATTCCCCTACGGGGTGTTGACCCTTGCCTCCTATATCCGTTCGCACGCGAGCCACCCCGTCGATATTCATATTCTCGATCTCAATACCGTTCCCCTGTGCGATGCACCGGCCACCCTCCGGGAAGCCCTCGACCGCCACCGCCCGGATATCGTCGGCATGTCCCTGATGTTTGACGTTTCCTACAAGCATGTCGAACATACCGCGCGAGTTATCAAGACCTTCGATCCCTCCATCCTTCTGATTCTCGGCGGTGCCAGCGCGACTGCCTCCTACAACGAAATTCTGGAAGAACAGCCGGATATCGACGCGATTTGCTATGGCGAAGGTGAGTTGGCCATAACGACCCTGGTAGATGCCGCCGATCCATGGCGTGAAATCGAAAAAGATCCATGGGTTACGCGGGAGAGTCTGCATAAGGGTAAAAAGCCCTCGTCCCGCACCGTCGACAACCTGAATGAGGTTATCGATGTCGACTACGGACTTATCGATATCCAGGCCTACAGTATGAAGGAAGCTTTTTCACCTTTTGTGTCGGCACCGGAAAACGCAAAAGTTCAGCAATTTTTTCTCATTACCTCGCGGGGTTGCCCGTTTAAATGCGTGTTCTGTGCAGAACCGTCTTTTCACGGAAAATCGGTGCGGTATGCCGATGTTGACGCCATCATCGGCCACATCGACATGCTGGCATCCCGTTACGGGATGAATGTATTGACCATCTACGATGACCAGTTGCTACTGGACAAGCGCCGGGCGAAAGAATTGTTCCGGAGATTGGCTCCCTACAAATTACGCATCGAAATACCGAACGGCGTTACAGCCATCCTGATCGATGAAGAACTGGCCGGCTTGATGAAAAATGCCGGGGTGGACAGCATCTACCTCGCCATTGAATCCGGCTCGGAGTCCGTCCTCAAAAACATTATAAAAAAGCCGATCCGTCTGGACAAAATTCAACCCATCGTTAAATCCCTTCACGACGCGGAAATTTTCGTGCAGGCATTCTTCATCAACGGGTTTCCCGGGGAAACGGAACAGGACCGTCAAAAGACGCTCACATTTATTAAACAGGTTGGTATCGACTGGAGCCTTTTCAATTTCGCCTCCCCCCTGCGGGGGAGCGAGTTGTATAGAATTTGCAAGGAGAACGGTTGGATCGAGCAACGATTCCAAAAAATCGGGGATCTCGACATGACCGAATACGTCATCCGTGCCCCGGGTATCGATCCTTTACATATTGAAATGCAAACCTATCGGATGAATCTCGAGGTTAATTTCGTCAATAATTACAGGATGCGTATCGGCGATTTTGACACCGCCGCGCGTTGTTTTGAAGAAGTCATACGGCGCCATCCCCGCCATCCACTGGCCCATTACTATCTTGCTCGGGCGTTCGATGCTCAGGGGCATGACGTGCAACGCATCCGACACCACCGACAGATATACAACGATATCGTCGCGCAAGATCCCGACTGGTCGGAGCATATTGCGCATTTCGGGCTACCCCGGTCGGTGCCGGTTACCGGGGAATAA
- a CDS encoding radical SAM/SPASM domain-containing protein, with amino-acid sequence MMSKTPEIEIPDFKNPAKVDARLESIVNALGNASQIALVVEPSSHCDLQCSFCAAHSRKVRQNVFHPDTDNKKQMGHMTPATFSDIVHKLEGLPKLKMLFFHGNGEPLLNPRLADMIGEAKAANVAEKMTVVTNGTLLTAGRLQSLIGAGVDIFRVSLDYITPEKYKEHKGVDCVDKVIKNIEACIEYLGENAPDIILSIDCKEWIDDKDNVEPQLISAHFGPMIAGYPNISVRCTKEHNWIEQANGDGSTSFKRSMPCEQPFYMMMIHSDGDISMCCVDSKKELLLDNITTVDRLATVLKSDRLKTWRKMHLEGDFTNLPACRHCNLCSSIENLLFEQRHMLSALL; translated from the coding sequence ATGATGTCGAAAACACCCGAAATTGAAATTCCGGACTTTAAAAATCCGGCCAAGGTCGATGCCCGGCTCGAAAGCATTGTCAATGCCCTCGGTAACGCCAGCCAGATTGCCCTGGTCGTCGAGCCGAGTTCCCATTGCGATCTGCAGTGCTCCTTCTGTGCCGCCCACAGCCGGAAAGTCCGCCAAAATGTGTTCCACCCGGATACGGATAATAAAAAGCAGATGGGGCACATGACGCCTGCGACCTTCTCCGACATCGTCCATAAGCTGGAAGGGTTACCGAAACTGAAAATGCTATTCTTCCACGGCAATGGAGAACCCCTTCTGAATCCCCGGCTCGCCGACATGATCGGAGAGGCCAAGGCAGCAAACGTGGCGGAAAAAATGACCGTCGTTACCAACGGCACCTTGTTGACAGCCGGCCGCCTGCAATCCCTGATCGGAGCCGGAGTCGATATTTTCCGTGTTTCACTCGATTACATCACTCCCGAAAAATATAAAGAACATAAAGGAGTTGACTGTGTCGACAAGGTCATAAAAAACATCGAAGCGTGCATTGAGTACCTCGGGGAAAATGCACCTGACATTATCCTGAGCATCGATTGCAAAGAATGGATCGACGATAAGGACAACGTTGAGCCGCAGTTGATTTCCGCGCATTTCGGCCCGATGATCGCCGGCTATCCCAACATTTCCGTGCGGTGCACCAAAGAACATAACTGGATCGAGCAGGCCAACGGCGACGGTTCGACCTCTTTCAAAAGGTCCATGCCATGTGAACAGCCCTTTTACATGATGATGATCCACAGCGATGGCGATATCTCCATGTGCTGCGTCGATTCCAAAAAAGAATTGTTGTTGGACAACATCACAACGGTTGACCGCCTCGCCACCGTATTGAAATCGGACCGTCTTAAAACATGGCGGAAAATGCACCTCGAAGGCGATTTTACGAACTTGCCGGCATGCCGGCACTGCAACCTTTGCTCCAGTATCGAAAATCTCCTTTTCGAACAACGCCACATGTTATCCGCCCTGCTGTGA
- a CDS encoding FkbM family methyltransferase — MPDAAKHSDLQNALEELFTPSFEKKTPFHPLAGAFAFYGAGGLGKLGYQLFEKIGIKPTCFLDMNRESSQLYGIPVRHPEDLPAADKEPLTVVISVVNNPVAPIAAYLKSLGYRNIRYFYDVTEAYREGNLISNGWFYGDPTPEDREKIPRVFHRLADDRSRCAYLQMLYWRLKREEKVFCDYRPDPGTKWYPPDIIPQGFTPEVMLDGGTHDGSILLRHIEKVGTRLEKILAFEPDPDNFDALRRGITELPGGRKDHIEIHRLALGENNATVRFAPRRDLASCVTGDGDIEVRQISIDSLNLRRLDLIKLHIEGSEYPAVCGGIETFQRCRPAMALTIYHNTDGLWKIQEFLFRNLDNYRFYIRLHAYCGIGCILYAVPGEL; from the coding sequence ATGCCAGACGCCGCCAAGCACAGCGACCTTCAGAACGCCCTGGAGGAGCTTTTCACCCCCTCTTTCGAAAAAAAGACCCCCTTCCATCCTCTTGCGGGAGCCTTTGCCTTCTACGGCGCCGGCGGACTGGGGAAGTTGGGGTATCAATTATTCGAGAAAATCGGCATAAAACCGACCTGTTTTCTGGATATGAATCGCGAATCATCGCAGCTTTATGGAATTCCCGTCCGGCACCCGGAAGATCTCCCGGCCGCGGATAAAGAGCCATTGACCGTCGTGATCAGTGTCGTCAACAACCCGGTGGCCCCGATCGCTGCATACCTGAAAAGCCTCGGCTATAGAAACATCCGGTATTTTTATGACGTTACCGAGGCATATCGTGAAGGAAACCTTATTTCAAATGGATGGTTTTACGGCGACCCGACACCGGAAGACAGGGAGAAAATCCCCCGCGTCTTTCATCGACTGGCGGATGATCGATCCCGCTGCGCCTATCTGCAAATGCTCTATTGGCGTTTAAAACGGGAAGAGAAAGTCTTCTGCGATTATCGCCCCGACCCGGGGACGAAATGGTACCCTCCGGACATCATCCCGCAGGGCTTCACCCCGGAGGTCATGCTCGATGGCGGCACCCACGACGGCAGCATTCTGCTCCGGCACATCGAGAAGGTCGGCACCCGGCTGGAAAAAATACTCGCCTTCGAACCGGACCCGGATAATTTCGATGCCCTGCGACGTGGCATCACGGAGTTACCGGGCGGCCGAAAAGATCACATCGAAATCCATCGCCTGGCTCTGGGCGAAAATAATGCGACCGTCCGGTTTGCGCCCCGCCGCGACCTTGCATCGTGCGTTACCGGCGACGGCGACATAGAGGTCCGGCAAATATCCATAGACTCGCTTAACCTCCGGCGGTTGGACCTGATCAAGCTGCATATCGAAGGCTCCGAATACCCGGCGGTGTGCGGGGGGATCGAAACCTTCCAGCGCTGCAGGCCGGCGATGGCCCTGACCATTTACCACAACACGGACGGTTTGTGGAAAATCCAGGAATTTCTTTTCCGGAACCTCGACAACTACCGTTTTTATATACGCCTGCACGCTTACTGCGGCATAGGCTGCATCCTGTATGCGGTACCCGGGGAATTATAA
- a CDS encoding NAD-dependent epimerase/dehydratase family protein, translating into MNVLVTGATGFIGRHTVTRLLQKGHRVTAVARDATRAMEMPWFDRVHFKACDIHRPDTDPDLFGIQDAVMHLAWPGLPDYKSLVHMEETLPADYRFLKKMICSGIKNLVVTGTCFEYGMQNGMLDENMPTFPATPYGLAKDSLRKFLQMLRTRHPFAMKWARLFYTYGEGQNPGSLLAQLNSALNRGDTVFNMSGGEQLRDYLPVERMADILVELVENPGLDGIVNICSGQPVSVRRLVEDHIAHRDSRMKLNAGYYPYPDYEPMAFWGDDTRLRQWLTGCEPVKSA; encoded by the coding sequence ATGAATGTACTGGTAACCGGAGCCACCGGCTTTATCGGCCGACATACCGTAACCCGCCTCCTGCAAAAGGGGCACCGGGTCACGGCCGTGGCGCGTGATGCGACCCGGGCCATGGAAATGCCATGGTTCGACCGGGTGCATTTCAAGGCCTGTGACATTCACCGTCCGGACACCGACCCGGATCTTTTCGGAATCCAGGATGCGGTCATGCATTTGGCATGGCCGGGGTTACCCGATTACAAATCCCTCGTTCACATGGAAGAGACACTGCCGGCCGACTACCGATTTCTGAAAAAAATGATCTGCAGCGGTATAAAAAACCTGGTCGTTACCGGCACCTGTTTTGAGTACGGAATGCAAAACGGCATGCTCGACGAAAATATGCCAACCTTTCCGGCAACGCCCTATGGATTGGCAAAAGACAGCCTGCGGAAATTCCTGCAAATGCTCCGGACCAGGCATCCCTTTGCCATGAAATGGGCGCGGCTGTTTTACACCTACGGCGAGGGGCAAAACCCCGGCAGCCTTCTGGCCCAGTTAAACAGCGCCCTCAATCGGGGCGACACCGTGTTTAACATGTCCGGCGGCGAGCAGTTGCGAGACTATCTGCCGGTAGAACGTATGGCCGACATCCTCGTGGAGCTTGTGGAAAACCCCGGACTGGACGGTATTGTGAATATCTGCAGCGGCCAACCGGTTTCGGTACGACGCCTGGTCGAGGATCATATCGCCCACCGCGACTCCCGGATGAAACTGAATGCCGGATATTACCCCTATCCGGATTACGAGCCGATGGCCTTCTGGGGGGATGACACCCGGTTGCGCCAATGGCTCACGGGGTGCGAACCGGTAAAAAGCGCATAA
- a CDS encoding dTDP-4-dehydrorhamnose 3,5-epimerase family protein: MQVTVRETPLKGCYEILPAVLGDERGSFIKTFHAPAFSRHGLCTDWREEYFSVSQQGVLRGLHFQTPPHDHAKLVYCVGGAVLDAVVDLRRESPDYGQHATIELNPDKANMLYIPAGMAHGFYVLRGPATMMYKVSTVYSPGHDRGILWNSAGIPWPDDNPLISPRDAAFEAFCDFESPFS; this comes from the coding sequence ATGCAAGTAACCGTCAGAGAAACGCCGCTCAAAGGCTGCTACGAAATCCTGCCGGCGGTCCTGGGCGATGAACGCGGCTCCTTTATCAAAACATTTCATGCCCCCGCCTTTTCCCGGCACGGCCTCTGCACGGATTGGCGGGAAGAATATTTTTCCGTATCGCAACAGGGCGTACTGCGGGGATTGCATTTTCAAACCCCGCCCCATGATCACGCCAAGCTGGTCTACTGTGTCGGGGGTGCGGTGCTGGATGCGGTCGTCGATTTGCGCAGGGAATCGCCCGACTACGGCCAACATGCGACCATTGAACTGAATCCGGACAAGGCCAACATGCTGTACATCCCGGCAGGCATGGCACACGGGTTTTATGTCCTCCGCGGCCCGGCGACCATGATGTATAAAGTTTCGACGGTTTACAGCCCCGGACACGACAGGGGCATCCTCTGGAACTCCGCCGGCATACCATGGCCCGACGACAATCCGCTCATCTCCCCCAGAGACGCCGCATTTGAGGCTTTTTGCGATTTTGAATCACCTTTTTCCTGA
- the rfbH gene encoding lipopolysaccharide biosynthesis protein RfbH, translating into MPDKREQQLRQKAIEAAIDYCRHVHTAPKKPFAPGDRIPYGGRIFDEQDMAHLVDASLDFWLTAGRYADRFEAALADFLGVDYCSLTNSGSSANLLAFMALTSPTLGERRIKPGDEVITVAAGFPTTVTPILQYGAVPVFVDVSLPTYNIDVTRLDAALSGRTRAVMVAHTLGNPFDLQAVKAFCENNDLWLIEDNCDALGSRYRIGDTWHYTGTVGHLGTSSFYPPHHMTTGEGGAVYTNDLRLKKLVNSFRDWGRDCWCASGHDNSCEKRFSRQFGELPYGYDHKYVYSHFGYNLKLTDMQAAIGCSQLEKLPSFIVARKNNWRTLKAGLVAMQKWFILPETTQNSDPAWFGFPITVKSGAPFTRDQIVAKLEENGIQTRMLFAGNLVKHPCFDDMRRSGSGFRIIGDLAVTDQIMHDTFWLGVYPGLDDRMLGHMIHVIQKSGESLCK; encoded by the coding sequence GTGCCTGATAAACGAGAGCAGCAATTGCGACAGAAAGCCATTGAAGCGGCTATCGACTATTGCCGACATGTCCACACTGCGCCAAAAAAACCGTTTGCCCCCGGGGACCGCATTCCTTACGGTGGTCGCATTTTCGACGAACAGGACATGGCCCATCTGGTCGATGCCTCCCTCGATTTCTGGCTGACCGCCGGCCGTTATGCCGACCGTTTTGAGGCGGCATTGGCCGATTTTCTGGGCGTTGACTATTGCTCCCTGACGAATTCGGGATCTTCGGCGAACCTGCTGGCCTTCATGGCCCTGACTTCTCCGACTCTGGGAGAACGGAGGATCAAACCCGGCGATGAAGTTATCACCGTAGCCGCCGGATTCCCCACCACGGTCACACCCATCCTTCAATACGGTGCCGTCCCCGTCTTCGTCGACGTTTCCCTGCCGACGTACAATATCGACGTCACCCGGTTGGATGCTGCCCTCTCCGGCCGAACCAGGGCCGTCATGGTGGCCCATACCCTGGGCAACCCCTTTGATCTTCAGGCCGTAAAAGCCTTCTGCGAAAATAACGATTTGTGGCTGATCGAAGACAATTGCGACGCCCTGGGATCCCGTTACCGGATCGGCGACACCTGGCATTATACCGGCACCGTCGGCCACTTAGGCACATCCAGCTTTTACCCGCCGCACCACATGACCACCGGTGAAGGTGGCGCGGTCTACACCAACGATCTGCGGTTAAAAAAGCTGGTCAATTCCTTCCGCGACTGGGGCCGCGACTGCTGGTGCGCCTCCGGGCATGACAATTCCTGCGAAAAGCGCTTTTCCCGGCAGTTCGGCGAACTTCCCTACGGATACGACCACAAGTATGTTTATTCGCATTTTGGGTACAACCTGAAACTTACGGACATGCAGGCAGCCATAGGCTGTTCCCAGTTGGAGAAGTTGCCTTCCTTCATCGTTGCGCGAAAGAACAATTGGCGCACCCTGAAAGCCGGGCTTGTCGCCATGCAGAAATGGTTTATCCTGCCCGAAACCACACAAAATTCGGATCCCGCCTGGTTCGGATTCCCCATCACGGTTAAATCCGGAGCCCCTTTTACAAGGGATCAAATCGTCGCAAAGCTCGAAGAAAACGGTATTCAAACCCGCATGCTGTTCGCCGGGAACCTGGTCAAACATCCCTGTTTTGACGACATGCGCCGTTCCGGTTCCGGATTCCGCATCATCGGGGATCTCGCTGTTACCGACCAAATCATGCATGACACGTTCTGGCTCGGTGTCTACCCCGGGCTCGACGACCGGATGCTCGGGCATATGATCCATGTCATCCAGAAATCCGGGGAATCCCTATGCAAGTAA
- the rfbG gene encoding CDP-glucose 4,6-dehydratase yields the protein MPGFWCNKSVFVTGHTGFKGSWLSLWLQRLEAKVHGYALEPPTTPSLFETARVKEGMQSVLGDIRHLSDLQQAMQKARPEIAFHLAAQPLVRASYSTPAETFATNVMGTVHFLEAVRHTPSVRVAIVVTSDKCYDNPETQRGFRETDPMGGKDPYSGSKGCAELATASYRSSFFNNDRVAIATVRAGNVIGGGDWAADRLIPDLVRAFTQNRPLALRFPQAVRPWQHVLEPLRGYLKLAERLWHKPDGLDRGWNFGPRCEDARPVVDVVRTAARIWGDGARWTADSAASPAESRYLYLDCSGARDHLHWTPSISLDRALAWTLDWYRCHAEGTIDMRAFTEDQITSYEALAVSGPGCDTYGMGACCA from the coding sequence ATGCCGGGTTTTTGGTGCAATAAATCGGTATTCGTGACCGGGCATACGGGATTCAAGGGGTCCTGGCTCTCGCTCTGGCTGCAGCGATTGGAGGCGAAGGTCCACGGCTACGCCCTGGAGCCTCCGACCACCCCCAGCCTGTTTGAAACGGCCCGTGTAAAGGAAGGGATGCAATCCGTCCTGGGTGACATCCGCCATCTGTCGGATCTTCAACAGGCCATGCAAAAGGCCCGGCCTGAAATCGCATTTCACCTTGCGGCACAACCCTTGGTCCGTGCCTCCTACAGCACCCCCGCCGAAACCTTTGCCACCAACGTCATGGGGACGGTTCATTTTCTCGAAGCCGTCCGACATACGCCGTCGGTCCGGGTTGCCATCGTCGTTACCAGCGACAAGTGTTACGACAACCCCGAAACCCAAAGGGGTTTCCGCGAAACGGACCCGATGGGAGGCAAGGACCCCTACTCCGGCAGCAAAGGCTGTGCGGAACTGGCGACCGCCTCGTACCGCTCGTCGTTTTTCAACAACGACCGGGTTGCGATTGCCACCGTCCGGGCCGGAAACGTGATCGGCGGAGGCGATTGGGCCGCGGATCGGTTGATTCCCGATCTGGTCAGAGCGTTTACCCAAAACCGTCCTTTAGCTCTGCGTTTTCCGCAGGCGGTTCGTCCGTGGCAACATGTGCTGGAACCTTTACGTGGCTACCTGAAGCTTGCCGAACGCCTGTGGCATAAACCGGACGGTCTCGACAGGGGATGGAATTTCGGTCCGCGGTGTGAAGATGCCCGCCCCGTAGTCGATGTGGTTCGCACGGCGGCCCGTATCTGGGGAGATGGCGCACGTTGGACCGCCGACTCGGCTGCCTCTCCCGCCGAATCCCGCTACCTGTATCTCGACTGTTCCGGGGCCAGGGATCACCTGCACTGGACACCATCCATATCCCTGGATCGGGCTCTCGCCTGGACCCTTGATTGGTACCGCTGCCACGCGGAAGGCACAATCGATATGCGAGCCTTTACCGAAGATCAGATCACCTCGTACGAAGCCTTGGCCGTATCCGGCCCGGGATGTGATACATACGGAATGGGAGCCTGTTGTGCCTGA
- the rfbF gene encoding glucose-1-phosphate cytidylyltransferase: protein MKVVIFAGGMGTRIAEESHLRPKPMIEIGEKPMLWHIMKIFETQGFNDFIICLGYKGHSIKEYFLNYYVYNSDVTINLQTNSFEVHRTNSEKFRVTLVDTGLQTLTAGRLKRVQHYVGNSEFLLTYGDGLADIDLGQLIDFHRQHGRLATVTSVQPAGRFGLLGLENDNLVSNFKEKLPGDGGWINGGFFVLKPEIFSYLPENADHVMWEDSLEELADDAQLMAYKHHGFWQCMDALRDKEILEQLWKSGKAQWKIWD, encoded by the coding sequence ATGAAGGTTGTCATTTTTGCCGGCGGGATGGGTACACGCATTGCCGAAGAATCTCATCTCCGGCCCAAGCCCATGATTGAAATCGGTGAAAAACCCATGCTCTGGCATATCATGAAAATCTTTGAAACCCAGGGTTTTAACGATTTTATCATCTGCCTCGGCTACAAAGGCCACAGCATAAAAGAATATTTTCTTAACTATTACGTCTATAACTCCGATGTAACTATTAACCTGCAAACAAATAGTTTTGAGGTTCACCGAACCAACTCAGAAAAATTCAGAGTAACCCTGGTGGATACAGGACTACAGACATTAACCGCCGGCAGACTCAAACGGGTACAGCACTATGTCGGCAATTCGGAGTTTCTTTTGACGTATGGAGACGGTCTGGCCGATATCGATCTCGGGCAACTTATCGACTTTCACCGGCAACACGGGAGACTGGCAACCGTCACCTCTGTACAACCGGCCGGCCGCTTCGGTTTACTCGGTCTCGAAAACGACAATCTGGTATCCAATTTCAAGGAAAAGCTCCCCGGCGACGGAGGTTGGATAAACGGTGGATTCTTCGTTCTTAAACCGGAAATTTTTTCCTACCTGCCGGAGAATGCCGACCATGTCATGTGGGAGGACTCCCTTGAAGAATTGGCCGACGACGCGCAACTGATGGCCTACAAACACCACGGTTTTTGGCAATGCATGGATGCATTGCGGGATAAGGAAATTCTTGAACAATTATGGAAATCGGGCAAAGCACAGTGGAAAATATGGGACTGA